The Myxococcota bacterium genomic sequence AGCGCCACGAAATCGAGCTCGGGGTACCACGAGGACAGCCGCACGTCTTCTTCGAGATAGCGGTGGAGCGCCGGCGGCAGGAGCTCTTGCGCGCGCTCGCGGTTCTTGCGCAGGAACTTGATCGGCCCGAGCAGGACGGCGCCCTTCGCGTTGCCCATGACCGCTAGCCTCCCGGCTCCCCGCGTGCCTCGCGCTTCCAGGAGCAGCGCCAGAGGCACGACGGGTCGTTCCGGAGCGTGCAGGAGACCTTGTCCACGGTGACGTCCGAGTAACCGTTCACCAGGAACGTGCCGCGCAGATAGCCGGTGAACGAGAGACAGAACTCGTGCGAGACACCCGCGAAGTCGGTGAGCTCGAAGCTCATGCGCGTCGAGCCCTCGCGCACGCGGCGCAGCTCGCCGGTATCGTGCTGGGTCGACCAGAGCGCGAAAGTGCGGCTCTGGGAGCCGTGCCCCACCAGCAGCTCGCGGTAGATCTCGGAGTGGCTGCGCGCCGCGAGCTCCCCCATGCGCTCCAGCGCCCGCTCGGGCGGCATGGCATACAGGTGCGCGCCGGCGCGCAAGAGCTCGGCGTGGTCGGTCTCGGGATACCAGCCCGAGACGGACAGCGTGTCGCTCAAGTAGTGCTGCAGCTCGGGCCGCAGGTGCGGCAGCACCTCGTCGCGCCGGGAGCGCAGGTGCTTCACGAGCCCCAGCACGGCGACGCCCTTGACCATCCCACCCGCCACGGAGGGCGCATCGGTCGCGGGCCGGCGTGAGTGGAGTCGGGACACCGGGTCACTTCTCCTCGAGCGGGGTCCAGGCACCCCGCCAGGTGCACAGCGAGTCGCCCCAGAGCCGACAGGTGAGTTTCTGGACCGAAGCGTCCGTGATGCCGTTGATGGCGAGCGTGCCCGCGAGATAGCCGCCCAGGAGGAGACACATCTCGCGCGAAGTGTCTTCGTAGCCCACCAGCTCGAGCCGAATCCGGCTGGGTGTCTCGAGCATGGAGCGCATCTCGCCGGTGTCGTGCTGACTCGACCAGAGCGCGAACGTGCGGCTGTTGGACTGGACCCCGCGCAGCAGGTCGCCGTAGACCATGGTCTGCTGGCGCGCGCTGCGCTCGCCCATCATCACCAGCGCCCGGTCGACGGGCCCGGGCAGGAGCTTCGCCACGCCGCGCAGCAGCTCCACCATGTCGGACTCGGGATACCAAAGCGACTGAGTGATGGGCTCGTCGAGATACGAGTGCAGCGCGGGCGGAAGCACCTCGAGCGCCTCGTCGCGGCGCGCGCGCAGGAACTTCACCGCATCGAGGATGGTGATGCCCTTCACTCTTCCCATCCCACTGGATATCGGCGAATCGCAGTGACCGGTGGACTACACCAGCGGGAACGCGCGCCTCACGGGTCCTTTGCCGCCGGCAAGTGCCGGCGCAAGAGCGCGTAGAAGCGGGCGCGATCGATCGGCTTGGTCGCGAAATCGTCGCATCCGGCCGCGAGGCAGCGCGCGCGCTCCGTGTCCATGGCGTGCGCCGTGAGCGCCACGATCGGCGTCGCGAAGCCCTGGCGACGCAGGATCTTGGTGGCGGTGTAGCCGTCCATCACGGGCATCTGCATGTCCATGAGCACGATGCCGAGGGCCTGGCCCGACTGCCGCGCCTCGTGCACGCGCTCGATCGCCTGCTGGCCGTTCTCGGCCAGCACGACCTCGAGCCCGGCGCGCGTAAGCAAGAGCGAGATCAGGCGCTGGTTGTCCGGACCGTCCTCGACCAAGAGCACGCGCCCGCGCAGATCCGGCTCGGCGTCGCCCTCGCGCAGCTCCTCGCCGCCCGGTGACTCGTGCGCGGGCACGCGCGCCACGCCCTCGAGGTTCCCGGCCGGCAGGTCGACGCGGAACAAGGTGCCGCGGCCCGGCTCGCTCTCGACCTCGATCGAGCCGTCGAGCAGGTCGGTGAGGCGCTTCGAGATCGTGAGTCCCAGGCCCGTGCCGCCGTAGCGGCGCGTGGTCGAGCTGTCGGCCTGGCCGAAGGGCCGGAACAGCTTCGCCCGCTCCGCAGCCGTGATGCCGATGCCCGTGTCGCTCACCTCGAAGCGCAGGCGCGCGGACGCCGAATCGTCGCGCAGGTGCACGCGCAGGCGCACGCTCCCGACCTCGGTGAACTTGATCGCGTTGCCGACCAGATTGATCAGGATCTGGCGCACGCGTGTGGGGTCGCCTTCCACGTGCGCGGGCACCGCGCCGTCGAACTCGAGCTCGAAGTCGATCCCCTTCGACTCCGCCCGCACGCGCATCAGCCGCTCGACCTCGCGCACCACGCTCACGGGCGAGAAGGTGACCCGCTCGACCTCGAGCCGTCCGGACTCGATCTTCGACAGGTCGAGTATGTCGTTGAGCAGCGCGAGCAGATAGTCGCCATTGCGCTGGATCGTGCGCAGCGCGTCGACGGTGCCCGCCGGCGCCGCGGCCTGCGTGGCTTCCTCGAGCAGCACCTCGGTGAAGCCCAGGATCGCGGTCATGGGCGTGCGGATCTCGTGCGACACGTTGGCCAGGAACTCGGTCTTGATGCGCGTGGTCTGCTCGGCGTGCAGCATGGCCTCGCGCAGCGCCGAGTTCGCCTCCTCGAGTGACTCGGTGCGGTTGCGCTCGGCGCGCAGCAGCCGGCGCTCGCTCAGGTCGCGGGCCACGGCGAGCCAGCCCGGCTTTCCGTCGAGCGCGAGCGCGTGCAGGGCCAGTTCGAGCGGCAGGTCGGCGAGCGGGCCGTGGGAGAGACGCACCTCCACGCGCCGGCCGGCTTCCCCGCCGAGCGCGCGCCGCTCCTCCACGTAGGCCTGGAAGCTCTTGCGCGACGAGGCCGCGACCAGGTCCGGCAGGCCGACCCCGAGCAGCTCCTCGGCGGGCTGGCGCAGGAGTCGCAGGGCGGCGTCGTTCGCGCGCACGATGCACAGCTCGGCGTCGAGCCAGAGGACGGCGTCGCTCACGAGCGCGTCCAGGCGCTCGCGGGGATCGTCACGCGTTCGTGCCGCTGCGGACATGACTCCCATGGCGCATCGACGCACCGGCCTTTGACCCTTGAGCCCTCGAGCCCCACGGGCCTGGGCGACCGCCCGGCGCGCCGGCGCCGGGAGCCGGGGCCTGCCGACGGGGCGCCCAGGGCCGGTCACTGAGAACGATTTCACAGACGGCTGCGCCAGGTCAGGTCATCTTCCAGCTCGAAGGAGAGACACCATGACCCGCTACGAGTCGATCTGGACCGACATCGCCTCACTGGTCGTCGCGGGAGCTTCGCTCGCCTTCCTGGCCTTCATGCTGACAGCGGCGCAAGGGAACTGAGCCGGAGGCCGAGCGAAGGCCGCCCTGAGCGAGGCCCGCAAGCGCCGGAGCATGGGGGTGCCCATGCGATCACAAGTCAGCCGCGCGCAGTGAGCCGCAGGCGAACGTAGTCAATCAGGTCAGTCGGGCCCCTCGGGCCATCAACAGCTTCCCGGAGCGCACGAGCTCGGAGAGCTTGAAGGGACGCAGCAGGTCGACGAAGGCGTCGAGCTTCTCGCTCGGCCCGTGGACCTGCAGGATCAGCGAGTCGGACCCGTAGTCGACCACCTTCGCCTTGTAGTGCTCGGCGACCTGGAGGATCTGCGTGCGCTGGTCGAGCGGCGCGAACAGCTTCACCAGCGCGATCTCCGTCTCGTAGCTCTCGTCGCCGGTGTGGTCGATCGCGTGCACCACGTCCACGAGCTTGGCGAGCTGCGCGATGATCTGCTTCAGGTCGCCGGCGTTGCCCGAGCACACGATGGTCATGCGCGAGAAGCGGCCCTCGGCCCCGGCCGACACCACGAGTGACTCGATGTTGAAGCCGCGGCGCGAGAAGACCAGCGCCACGCGCACCAGGACGCCCGGCTTGTTGTTCACGAACAGCGAGATGGTGTGCATGTGCGGCCGCGCGGGCGCGGGCTGCGGGGCGGCGAGTGCGGCGGACATCAGGTGCTCCCGGTCGGCTTCTCGAGCCGGTGCTTGGGTTTCTCGATCAGCATCTCGGCG encodes the following:
- a CDS encoding ATP-binding protein — its product is MSDAVLWLDAELCIVRANDAALRLLRQPAEELLGVGLPDLVAASSRKSFQAYVEERRALGGEAGRRVEVRLSHGPLADLPLELALHALALDGKPGWLAVARDLSERRLLRAERNRTESLEEANSALREAMLHAEQTTRIKTEFLANVSHEIRTPMTAILGFTEVLLEEATQAAAPAGTVDALRTIQRNGDYLLALLNDILDLSKIESGRLEVERVTFSPVSVVREVERLMRVRAESKGIDFELEFDGAVPAHVEGDPTRVRQILINLVGNAIKFTEVGSVRLRVHLRDDSASARLRFEVSDTGIGITAAERAKLFRPFGQADSSTTRRYGGTGLGLTISKRLTDLLDGSIEVESEPGRGTLFRVDLPAGNLEGVARVPAHESPGGEELREGDAEPDLRGRVLLVEDGPDNQRLISLLLTRAGLEVVLAENGQQAIERVHEARQSGQALGIVLMDMQMPVMDGYTATKILRRQGFATPIVALTAHAMDTERARCLAAGCDDFATKPIDRARFYALLRRHLPAAKDP
- the ilvN gene encoding acetolactate synthase small subunit, whose product is MSAALAAPQPAPARPHMHTISLFVNNKPGVLVRVALVFSRRGFNIESLVVSAGAEGRFSRMTIVCSGNAGDLKQIIAQLAKLVDVVHAIDHTGDESYETEIALVKLFAPLDQRTQILQVAEHYKAKVVDYGSDSLILQVHGPSEKLDAFVDLLRPFKLSELVRSGKLLMARGARLT